Proteins from one Anaerobranca californiensis DSM 14826 genomic window:
- the trmFO gene encoding methylenetetrahydrofolate--tRNA-(uracil(54)-C(5))-methyltransferase (FADH(2)-oxidizing) TrmFO — MNKVVVIGGGLAGSECAWQLANHGFKVDLYEMRPKVSSPAHHTDLFGELVCSNSLRAASLTNAVGLLKEELRLLNSLLMECADKTKVPAGGALAVDRYLFAKMVTDKIKNHPNITVINEEVTNLNFPYPTVIASGPLTTGKLAESIKTLTGDEYLYFYDAAAPIVTKESIDFSKAYFASRYGKGDGEYINCPMNEEQYQKFYHELINAEVVPIKEFEKEIYFEGCMPIEEMARRGEKTLLFGPLKPVGLEHPETKEIYHAVVQLRQDNKEGTLYNLVGFQTHLKWGEQKRVFRLIPGLEKAEFVRYGVMHRNTYINSPSLLNNKLKLKNNSKYYFAGQITGSEGYVEAIATGLAVAYSIIFDKAFPRETAIGSLTNYLSDSSIKNFQPMNINFGLFLPPMKKIKDKKQKYEYYKDRALETIINFTKSL; from the coding sequence ATGAATAAAGTAGTAGTAATCGGTGGGGGGTTAGCAGGTTCAGAGTGTGCCTGGCAGTTAGCAAATCATGGCTTTAAAGTTGATTTGTATGAAATGCGGCCAAAGGTTAGTTCTCCTGCACATCATACTGACCTATTTGGTGAATTGGTTTGTAGTAATTCCCTTAGAGCTGCTAGCCTTACCAATGCCGTAGGATTATTAAAAGAAGAACTCAGATTACTAAATTCTTTATTAATGGAATGTGCAGATAAAACTAAGGTTCCTGCGGGAGGAGCTTTAGCAGTAGATAGGTATTTATTTGCAAAAATGGTTACTGACAAAATTAAAAATCACCCCAATATTACTGTCATCAACGAAGAAGTTACAAATTTGAACTTCCCATATCCCACAGTAATAGCTAGTGGGCCTTTAACTACTGGTAAATTAGCTGAAAGTATAAAAACTTTAACAGGTGATGAATATTTATATTTTTACGATGCAGCAGCTCCCATCGTGACAAAGGAATCTATAGATTTTTCTAAAGCTTATTTTGCTTCTAGATATGGTAAAGGGGATGGGGAGTATATTAATTGTCCAATGAATGAAGAGCAATACCAAAAATTTTATCATGAATTAATTAATGCAGAGGTTGTACCAATTAAAGAGTTTGAAAAAGAAATTTATTTTGAAGGATGTATGCCAATAGAAGAAATGGCAAGACGGGGAGAAAAAACATTACTATTTGGACCTCTAAAGCCTGTAGGTTTAGAACACCCAGAAACAAAGGAAATTTATCATGCAGTTGTCCAGTTAAGACAAGATAATAAAGAAGGAACTTTATATAATTTGGTAGGTTTTCAAACCCATTTGAAATGGGGTGAACAAAAGCGGGTGTTTAGGCTAATTCCAGGTCTAGAAAAAGCTGAATTTGTACGGTATGGAGTGATGCATCGCAATACATATATAAACTCTCCTTCCTTGTTAAATAATAAACTTAAGTTAAAAAACAATTCTAAGTACTATTTTGCTGGACAAATTACAGGTTCTGAAGGTTATGTTGAAGCTATAGCTACAGGATTAGCTGTCGCTTATAGTATTATTTTCGATAAAGCTTTTCCTAGAGAAACGGCTATAGGCTCTTTAACTAATTATTTATCTGATTCTAGTATAAAAAATTTCCAACCTATGAACATTAACTTTGGACTTTTTTTACCCCCTATGAAAAAAATAAAAGATAAAAAACAAAAATATGAATATTATAAAGATAGAGCCCTAGAAACAATTATAAATTTTACGAAAAGTTTATAA